The nucleotide window ACACAAGGCCGATCCGGAAATTCGCAACGACAACGGCCAAAGCCCGATTGCCGGCGCCGCGTTCAAGGGTGACCTGGCGGTGGTCACGGCGCTGGTGGAGGGGGGCGCGCAGGTAGAAGGCTCGTCGTTCGACGGCCGCACGGCACTGATGATGGCGGCGATGTTCAACCGCGTGGCAATCGTCGACTACCTGATCAGCAAAGGCGCTGACCCCAAGGCCAAGGACGCCAACGGCGTGTCGGCGCTGGACGCGGCGAAAACCATGGGCGCGGTCGATACCACGGCGCAATTGCAGAAGTTGTTGGGCTGATTCTGTTTCTAAAAGTCAGTGAGCAACTTTTGTGGGAGCGGGCTTGCTCGCGAAGGCGGTGTGTCAGTTTACAAATGTGCTGACTGACACACCGCCTTCGCGAGCAAGCCCGCTCCCACAGTTCTTCAGCCCCACGACTCAGTAAACCCAAACCTCAACCCGCCGATTTTTGATCCGCCCTTCATCGGCGCTGTTCGCCGCCACCGGCATCTCGGCGCCGAACCCGCGAATCTCGCGGAACACCACGCCGTTTTTCACCAGTTCGCGGCGCACCGCCATGGCCCGCAGTTTTGACAGCAGGTCGGCGCGGGCCGGGTCGCTCTTGGCATCGCCAAAGCCTACCAGCGTGACCAGGCGCTCGGTCTTGCCGTGCTGGCGCAGGTAATCGAGCACCCGCGTCAGGTCCTGCAAGGCCTTGTTGTCCAGGCTGGCGCTGCCTTCTTCGAAGCGAAAGTTCACGCTCAGGCGCTGGGCGTGGCGGCTGATCGCCTGATAACCCTCGGGCATCAGCGCGTTCGGTGCGACGCTCATGGCCTGCACGGTCTGGGCAATGAAACCGTTGTCGGCGACGATCGCCTGGCCCTTGGCGCTCTGGGCGAAGGTCACCAGGGCTTCGGCCCAGGGGTTCTTGCCGTTGGGCGGCAGGTACAGGAACAGCCGGCGCGAGAGGGGGTAGTCCTCGGTGGCAATCAGGCTGCTGAGCGGCATCATGGCCTGGGACTGGCCATCGACAATGGCCACAGCCTTGGCCTTGCGCACGTACGGCAGGCCGATGAAACCGATGCCCTGCGGGTCGAGGCTGACCGCGTCGGACAATTGCTCGCTGGACTCGAAGCGTTTGGCTGCGCCGCCCAGGCTCTTGCCGCGACGGCTGAGCACCAGTTCCTTGAAGGTGTCGTAGGTGCCCGACTGATCATCGCGGGCGTACAGGTGGATCGGTCCGCCGTGGCCGCCGAGTTCTTCCCAGGTTTTTGCCTCGCCGCTGAAGATCCGCGCCAGTTGCTCGGTGTTGAGTTGCGTCAGCGGGTTTTGCGGATGAAGGATGATGGCCAGGCCGTCGATGGCGATCACCTGCTCGGCGCCGGGGCTCTTGAGGTCGCCACGGGAGGCGAGGGCCAGCACTTCGCTGTCCTTGATCGGGCGTGATGAGGCGGCGAGGTCCGCCGTGGCGTTTTTCAGCGCGGCGAACCCGGTGCTCGAACCGTGTGCGGCAATTTCCACCTCGACCCGCTGCCCCTGCAGCGTTTCGCCGACCACGCGCAGTTCGTTGGCGGTGTCCGGTGCTTCGCTGTGCACCTTGAGCAAGCCTTGCTCGCGCATCAGCCCTTCAACCAGCGCCGGGCCCAATGCCGCACCGATGGTATTGGAACCCTGGATGCGCAGCGCCGGGCCTTGCGGGGGAATCGGCAAGTCCGCAGCCTGCGCGGTCACCGCGCAGAGCATCAACAGGCAAAAAAAGCGCAGCGACATGCCGGCACCTTGATAAAAGGAAAGAGCCGGGAGATTAAGTCAGTAATGTTTCGGGCAGATGACGGTTGGGTTTACACAGCACCTGTGGGAGCGGGCTTGCTCGCGATTGCGGAGTGTCAGTTGGCACAGCTATCAACTGAAACACCGCCATCGCGGGCAAGCCCGCTCCCACAGGTACGGCGTGATCCCTGTAGGAGCGAGCTTGCTCGCGATGGTAGCAAGGACACCGCAGGGCATCAGACAGCCCGCGTCATCGTTAACGAGCATCGCGAGCAAGCTCGCTCCTACAGTAGTTCCAACCAGATCGGCGCATGGTCCGAGGGTTTTTCCATTCCGCGCAGTTCGTAGTCCACCCCGGCATCCTTCACCCGTGGCAGCAGGCCGTGGGAGGCGAGGATCAGGTCGATGCGCAGGCCGCGCTTGGGTTCGTCCTCGAAACCGCGGCTGCGGTAGTCGAACCAGCTGAAGCGGTCGGCGATGTCCGGGTTCAGGTGGCGGAAGCTGTCGGTCAGGCCCCAGTTCTTCAAGCGCGCCATCCACTCACGCTCTTCCGGCAGGAAGCTGCATTTGCCGGTTTTCAGCCAGCGCTTCATGTTGTCCGGGCCGATGCCGATGTCGCAGTCTTCCGGGGAAATGTTCACGTCGCCCATCACCACCAGCGCCTGGTCATTTTTGAACTGGCTCTCCAGCAGTTGCTGCAAG belongs to Pseudomonas sp. MYb118 and includes:
- a CDS encoding ankyrin repeat domain-containing protein, whose translation is MSDQGRQMTPEEAAEFAEQVFNKAREGDAAMMAALLSKGLPANLRNHKGDTLLMLAAYHGHVDTVKVLLEHKADPEIRNDNGQSPIAGAAFKGDLAVVTALVEGGAQVEGSSFDGRTALMMAAMFNRVAIVDYLISKGADPKAKDANGVSALDAAKTMGAVDTTAQLQKLLG
- a CDS encoding substrate-binding domain-containing protein, with product MSLRFFCLLMLCAVTAQAADLPIPPQGPALRIQGSNTIGAALGPALVEGLMREQGLLKVHSEAPDTANELRVVGETLQGQRVEVEIAAHGSSTGFAALKNATADLAASSRPIKDSEVLALASRGDLKSPGAEQVIAIDGLAIILHPQNPLTQLNTEQLARIFSGEAKTWEELGGHGGPIHLYARDDQSGTYDTFKELVLSRRGKSLGGAAKRFESSEQLSDAVSLDPQGIGFIGLPYVRKAKAVAIVDGQSQAMMPLSSLIATEDYPLSRRLFLYLPPNGKNPWAEALVTFAQSAKGQAIVADNGFIAQTVQAMSVAPNALMPEGYQAISRHAQRLSVNFRFEEGSASLDNKALQDLTRVLDYLRQHGKTERLVTLVGFGDAKSDPARADLLSKLRAMAVRRELVKNGVVFREIRGFGAEMPVAANSADEGRIKNRRVEVWVY
- the xthA gene encoding exodeoxyribonuclease III; translation: MKIVSFNINGLRARPHQLAALIEKHQPDVIGLQETKVHDDQFPLDEIQALGYHVHFHGQKGHYGVALLSRLAPLALHKGFATDEEDAQRRFIWGTFADANGVPVTIMNGYFPQGESRDHPTKFPAKQRFYSDLQQLLESQFKNDQALVVMGDVNISPEDCDIGIGPDNMKRWLKTGKCSFLPEEREWMARLKNWGLTDSFRHLNPDIADRFSWFDYRSRGFEDEPKRGLRIDLILASHGLLPRVKDAGVDYELRGMEKPSDHAPIWLELL